The Armatimonadota bacterium genome contains a region encoding:
- a CDS encoding NADH-quinone oxidoreductase subunit N — MIYSAPPLIDWSVIMPIVVVSLGGVIALMLEMFRPKANNMLIVWTSVMTLVVAAIAVVVQFPLPASDTFAKMAYRDQFGLLLQGAIVLSTLLVVIFSEAYLRAKRIPFAEFYPLALWSAAGAMIMVSTKNLLMIFVGLEVLSIALYVMAGMSKKEMKSEESAIKYFLLGAFASAFMLFGIAYVFGATGSLHLDAVAAASGTLSSGFQVALIFGITMMLVGLMFKSAFAPFHQWTPDVYQGAPTNVTAFMASVSKIAAIGTLFRVLSSVMPLNNYFIPLLSAVAILTMVVGNFVALGQKDVKRILGYSSIANAGYLLVAVIAHLKSPETVSTTTTVYYLISYALMTVGAFAVLTVLAKRGQESTDLKDLRGLMRRDPVAGSTLLVLIVSMMGIPPFAGFMGKLQIFFDAINAQLLPLAVVLALSSVAGLFYYGGILKAACMDDADEQGGVSQSLPESARFAALMCTLAILALSFAVTPARNFIEGSKADQTLTAQR, encoded by the coding sequence ATGATTTATTCCGCTCCTCCACTCATTGATTGGTCGGTGATCATGCCGATCGTAGTGGTCTCACTCGGAGGCGTGATCGCGCTGATGCTCGAGATGTTCCGGCCAAAAGCCAACAACATGCTCATTGTTTGGACGAGCGTGATGACGCTGGTCGTAGCAGCGATCGCGGTTGTCGTTCAGTTCCCACTCCCGGCATCAGACACCTTCGCCAAAATGGCGTATCGTGACCAATTTGGCTTGTTGCTCCAAGGCGCGATAGTCCTCTCAACGCTCTTGGTGGTGATATTCAGCGAGGCGTACTTGCGGGCAAAGAGAATTCCATTTGCCGAGTTCTATCCCTTGGCGCTGTGGTCTGCAGCAGGCGCGATGATCATGGTTTCGACTAAGAACCTCTTGATGATCTTCGTGGGTCTCGAAGTGCTTTCCATCGCGCTATACGTTATGGCCGGTATGAGCAAGAAGGAGATGAAATCGGAGGAATCCGCGATCAAATACTTCCTGCTCGGCGCCTTTGCCAGCGCGTTCATGCTCTTCGGCATCGCCTACGTTTTTGGCGCTACGGGCAGCTTGCATCTCGATGCGGTCGCCGCAGCGTCCGGCACCCTGAGCTCAGGTTTCCAAGTGGCGCTGATTTTCGGCATCACAATGATGCTCGTCGGTTTGATGTTCAAGTCCGCCTTCGCGCCGTTCCATCAATGGACTCCCGACGTTTATCAGGGCGCGCCGACGAACGTCACCGCATTCATGGCGTCTGTGAGCAAAATCGCCGCAATTGGGACACTATTCAGAGTGCTCAGCTCGGTGATGCCGCTGAACAACTACTTCATCCCGCTGCTTTCCGCGGTAGCAATTCTGACGATGGTCGTCGGTAACTTCGTCGCCCTTGGCCAAAAGGATGTCAAGCGAATTCTTGGATATTCCAGCATCGCCAACGCCGGGTACCTCCTGGTGGCGGTAATCGCGCACCTGAAATCGCCCGAGACTGTCAGCACCACGACCACGGTCTATTACTTGATCAGCTACGCACTGATGACGGTGGGAGCTTTTGCCGTCCTCACGGTTCTTGCTAAGCGTGGTCAAGAATCCACCGACCTCAAGGATCTTCGTGGCCTCATGCGCCGCGACCCGGTAGCGGGCAGCACTTTGCTCGTGCTCATCGTTTCTATGATGGGAATCCCGCCATTCGCTGGATTTATGGGCAAGTTGCAAATCTTCTTCGACGCGATCAATGCGCAGCTATTGCCACTTGCTGTCGTACTTGCGTTGTCATCGGTCGCCGGCTTGTTCTATTACGGCGGCATCCTCAAGGCGGCTTGCATGGACGATGCCGACGAGCAAGGCGGAGTCTCGCAGTCGTTGCCAGAAAGTGCTCGGTTTGCTGCGCTGATGTGCACGCTCGCGATCCTAGCGCTTTCGTTCGCTGTAACACCAGCGAGAAACTTCATCGAAGGCTCAAAAGCAGACCAAACTCTGACTGCACAGCGATAA
- a CDS encoding carbohydrate ABC transporter permease: protein MSVELQFALSTLALWAGVFFAARAALLAFRWMAKAPGDRPDALSNQMVLSLGIAAVLLLAFKMNPVPIGRVIEGNGITVPVVWIYTHFWGWAVAVSAVAIVMLLIQARTAISNFERGRKLYIATGWLAFGGFAYYQFYKIGLTVTIFRGAFNFQISTLAAMAVVLLISLAFIAFSAKRAESRTRGKTIWTHLTLLVGCVLFGMPFAWLLSSSFKEDKDMSGGIVWIPRVTEEVPYFDPKERRFETNFEGVQVTATLIENLPNNIARLDVVQPMSMRGRTVDAPMDSLKEVPKLVPIVTGEQNGVAFRGMVIGNKEDGSKTVKFLSPDSLKDKTSDFPGDKVVESRPNGLRWKNYPEALQYLPPETQFGLVYLKNTLILVVLSVIGTVLSCSVVAYGFSRLRFPGRGFLFSVLLSTMMLPGAVTLMPQFLIFKSLGWIDTLLPLWVPACFAGAFNVFLLRQFFGQIPMELEDAAKIDGCNYLTTFWRVMMPQIKPALAVIAIWTFMGTWNNFMGPLIYINSPEQMPIAYALQLFNGERGGEPGLLMAFATMTMVPVLALFFFAQKYFIEGVSLSGLGGR, encoded by the coding sequence ATGAGCGTCGAATTGCAATTTGCGCTTTCTACTTTGGCGTTATGGGCGGGAGTTTTCTTCGCCGCTCGGGCTGCACTCCTGGCCTTCCGCTGGATGGCAAAAGCACCTGGAGATCGTCCAGATGCATTGTCGAACCAGATGGTGCTGTCGCTGGGAATTGCTGCAGTGTTGCTGTTAGCGTTCAAGATGAACCCTGTGCCAATCGGTCGGGTGATCGAAGGCAATGGCATCACGGTGCCGGTTGTTTGGATTTACACGCACTTTTGGGGATGGGCGGTAGCTGTCAGTGCCGTTGCAATCGTGATGCTGCTGATCCAAGCGCGAACTGCTATTAGCAATTTTGAAAGGGGTCGCAAACTCTACATTGCAACCGGATGGCTTGCTTTTGGAGGATTCGCTTACTATCAGTTCTATAAAATAGGGCTCACAGTAACCATCTTCCGCGGGGCATTCAACTTCCAGATTTCGACACTCGCCGCGATGGCGGTGGTGCTCTTGATCTCTTTGGCGTTTATCGCGTTTTCGGCGAAGCGGGCCGAATCCAGAACTCGTGGCAAAACGATTTGGACGCATCTCACCTTGCTTGTCGGCTGTGTGCTTTTCGGGATGCCGTTCGCTTGGCTTTTGAGCAGTTCATTCAAAGAGGACAAGGACATGTCCGGCGGCATCGTATGGATTCCGCGGGTCACCGAAGAGGTTCCCTACTTTGACCCGAAAGAGCGTCGATTTGAAACCAACTTTGAAGGGGTACAAGTCACGGCCACGCTCATCGAGAATCTGCCCAACAACATCGCGCGACTGGATGTGGTTCAACCCATGAGCATGCGTGGGCGCACGGTTGACGCTCCGATGGATTCATTGAAAGAGGTTCCGAAACTGGTGCCGATCGTCACCGGCGAGCAAAATGGCGTCGCATTCCGAGGCATGGTCATCGGCAACAAAGAGGACGGGAGTAAAACGGTCAAGTTCCTTTCTCCTGATTCGCTGAAAGACAAGACAAGCGACTTCCCGGGAGATAAGGTCGTCGAATCTAGGCCCAACGGGCTGCGGTGGAAGAACTATCCCGAAGCGCTGCAGTACCTTCCGCCGGAAACGCAGTTCGGTTTGGTGTATCTAAAGAACACCTTGATCCTTGTCGTGCTCAGCGTTATTGGCACCGTATTGAGCTGCTCAGTGGTTGCTTATGGATTTAGTAGGCTCCGATTCCCTGGACGCGGATTCCTGTTCTCAGTGCTTCTTTCCACGATGATGCTGCCAGGCGCGGTTACGCTCATGCCTCAATTCTTGATTTTCAAGTCATTGGGGTGGATCGACACGTTGCTACCGCTTTGGGTCCCTGCGTGCTTTGCGGGCGCGTTTAACGTGTTCTTGCTGCGACAGTTCTTTGGGCAGATTCCGATGGAGCTTGAAGATGCCGCAAAAATCGATGGTTGCAACTACCTCACGACCTTTTGGCGTGTGATGATGCCCCAGATCAAGCCTGCACTCGCGGTGATCGCGATCTGGACATTCATGGGTACTTGGAACAACTTCATGGGTCCTCTGATCTACATCAACTCGCCGGAGCAGATGCCGATTGCGTATGCGCTGCAGCTCTTCAATGGCGAGCGCGGAGGTGAACCTGGATTGCTGATGGCGTTTGCCACCATGACGATGGTGCCGGTGCTCGCGCTGTTCTTCTTTGCACAGAAGTACTTTATCGAGGGTGTATCGCTAAGCGGACTCGGCGGTCGGTAA
- a CDS encoding extracellular solute-binding protein: MRTILLWTTLVLSAFLLGTAALAQQPRSEIIFWGQSFGRDSKGFEATIREFERRWPQYRVRVLSMGAGRMNPQKLMTAIVGNVPPDVVYQDRFTISDWANRGAFRPLDDLIARDKGKDPLTPDLSTYVPATVEEASFGGKLYGIPFGCDTRVLYYNRKIFRDEAETLKKAGLDPNRPPRTWSELLAYGKALTKFDKNGRLVRAGFLPNYGNSWLYLYAFQNNAQFISPDGRTCTLDSKEAEEALEFMVRGYDLVGGYENAQKFQASFRGNEFDPFYTGQIAMKIDGDWILPGFLRFAPNLDFGVGYPPVPDDRYNRTGRFANEKDQFVTWVGGFSWAIPKGARNLEGAWQLLKWLQCAEARVLEFSAQAEWERRRGREFVPRILANKVANEKSFDLLKPNSKTVAEALRMHIEVSNVARIRPVTFVGQVLWNEHVQAVDKAGLKVMTPKAALQEGQSRVQKDLDAEFNKEKYPVLDMAIPVWIGVICAVAMVVAGVIGFKRANLGKLERHEALWGYAFISPWIIGFLIFTVGPMIVSLIFSFTQYSVLTEPRWVGFQNYNTIFDMDKERVLKSFENVLYLGGIGIPLGIITGLAVAMLLNTGVKGLRYYRTVYYLPAIVPAMAGTILWVYILSPDPARGIVNGFWLQYLTPAFGVQPPGWTSVESWAKPALLFMGLWGAGSGMMMWLAALKGISSTLYEAAGIDGATPRQQFFKITLPMLSPYILFSTIMGLIGAINEFDRVYVISGGEGYGPNDTMLVPVYYLFQNAFAFFKMGYASALAWVVFFVVLLLTGIQYWIGNKFVYTEVKK; this comes from the coding sequence ATGCGCACGATTTTGCTCTGGACGACGCTGGTGTTGTCCGCCTTTTTGCTCGGAACCGCCGCTTTGGCACAGCAGCCTCGGTCCGAGATCATTTTCTGGGGGCAGAGCTTTGGGCGAGACAGCAAGGGGTTTGAGGCCACCATCCGCGAATTCGAACGGCGATGGCCACAATATCGCGTCCGAGTTTTGAGCATGGGCGCGGGCCGAATGAATCCGCAAAAGCTGATGACTGCGATCGTCGGAAATGTGCCGCCGGATGTTGTATATCAAGACCGATTTACGATCAGCGACTGGGCAAATCGCGGCGCATTCCGACCTCTGGATGACCTCATTGCACGGGACAAAGGCAAGGATCCGCTCACTCCTGACCTCAGCACTTACGTTCCGGCGACCGTCGAAGAAGCGAGTTTCGGCGGCAAGTTGTACGGCATCCCGTTCGGCTGCGACACCCGCGTGCTGTATTACAATCGCAAGATTTTCCGCGACGAAGCCGAGACCCTCAAGAAAGCAGGACTGGATCCAAATCGGCCTCCTCGAACCTGGAGCGAGCTTTTGGCATACGGTAAAGCGCTCACGAAGTTCGACAAAAATGGTCGGCTGGTTCGTGCGGGGTTCTTGCCGAATTACGGTAACTCCTGGCTTTACCTGTACGCCTTCCAAAACAACGCTCAGTTCATCAGTCCCGATGGCCGCACCTGCACTCTAGATTCGAAAGAGGCTGAAGAGGCTCTCGAATTCATGGTCCGCGGCTACGACCTTGTCGGCGGATACGAGAACGCACAGAAATTCCAGGCAAGCTTCCGCGGCAACGAGTTTGACCCGTTCTACACCGGTCAGATCGCGATGAAGATTGACGGCGACTGGATCTTGCCCGGCTTCTTGCGATTCGCCCCTAACCTTGACTTTGGCGTCGGCTATCCGCCCGTGCCCGATGATCGATACAACAGGACAGGGCGATTCGCCAACGAGAAAGATCAGTTCGTCACATGGGTCGGAGGATTCAGCTGGGCGATCCCGAAGGGCGCGCGGAATCTGGAAGGGGCCTGGCAACTTCTAAAGTGGCTCCAGTGCGCCGAGGCTCGCGTACTCGAATTCTCGGCACAAGCCGAGTGGGAGCGCCGACGAGGACGGGAGTTTGTTCCCCGAATTCTCGCAAACAAAGTCGCCAACGAAAAGTCATTCGACCTGTTAAAGCCGAACTCGAAAACTGTTGCCGAAGCGCTTCGAATGCACATCGAAGTGAGTAACGTCGCCCGAATTCGGCCCGTGACCTTTGTAGGTCAGGTGCTGTGGAACGAGCACGTTCAAGCCGTGGACAAAGCAGGCCTCAAGGTCATGACGCCCAAGGCCGCCCTTCAAGAAGGGCAAAGCCGAGTTCAGAAAGACTTGGATGCCGAGTTCAACAAGGAGAAATACCCAGTACTCGATATGGCGATCCCGGTCTGGATCGGCGTGATCTGCGCTGTGGCGATGGTCGTTGCAGGCGTCATCGGGTTCAAACGAGCAAATCTCGGCAAACTGGAGCGGCACGAAGCTCTCTGGGGCTATGCCTTCATCTCGCCCTGGATCATCGGATTTCTGATCTTCACCGTCGGCCCAATGATCGTCTCGCTGATCTTCAGCTTTACACAATACAGCGTGCTCACTGAGCCACGGTGGGTGGGATTCCAGAATTACAACACGATCTTTGACATGGATAAGGAACGAGTGCTCAAGAGCTTTGAGAACGTTCTCTACCTTGGCGGGATCGGAATTCCTCTTGGAATCATCACCGGACTCGCCGTAGCCATGCTTCTGAACACTGGTGTGAAGGGCCTCCGGTATTACCGAACGGTCTACTATCTTCCCGCGATCGTGCCCGCGATGGCAGGCACGATCCTGTGGGTTTACATCCTCTCGCCCGATCCAGCACGAGGCATCGTTAACGGCTTCTGGTTGCAGTACCTAACGCCAGCTTTCGGAGTTCAACCTCCCGGATGGACAAGTGTCGAAAGTTGGGCAAAACCGGCGCTGCTCTTTATGGGGCTTTGGGGTGCAGGGAGCGGCATGATGATGTGGCTCGCTGCCCTCAAGGGAATCTCCTCCACTCTCTATGAAGCGGCGGGGATCGACGGCGCAACTCCAAGGCAGCAGTTCTTTAAGATCACGTTGCCGATGCTTTCGCCGTACATCTTGTTCAGCACGATTATGGGGCTCATCGGCGCGATCAATGAATTCGATCGAGTGTATGTGATCAGCGGTGGTGAGGGTTACGGTCCAAACGATACGATGCTAGTTCCGGTTTACTATTTGTTCCAAAACGCATTTGCATTCTTCAAGATGGGCTATGCCAGCGCGCTCGCCTGGGTGGTGTTCTTTGTGGTTCTCCTCTTGACTGGGATTCAATATTGGATTGGCAATAAGTTCGTCTATACCGAGGTGAAGAAATGA
- a CDS encoding MFS transporter — protein MSKPKPIVAIFLTVLIDMLAFGMAIPDIQLRGKSLGLDGWALGAAMASFSLAQLLTAPYLGQESDRIGRRKILLITCVLSTISFILYAHASSIPILIASRILGGIAGANIGVAFAYIADVTTPAERAKGMGLVGAAFGLGFIFGPPIGGHLISLGGGQPHILGYTAAAASLLNLYFVWQFLSDVKREGPVPPRAKNALAANWRMVGKALSHSELRILITLFFMATLAFSNLESTYFRLISDQWKMSLESGGYVLAWVGVVAAFMQGFLIRRLTPKFGEANLMRFGYTLLVPSLLLVPYSGPWLPMLTGAMCLGIANGAAQPSTSSLISRSTPAAIQGGIFGVTQSVGALARVIGPQLGMSLYAKNPAYPYLCGGLLMLIPAALAYFVKFDPNAEPVEHAPTH, from the coding sequence TTGTCCAAGCCAAAACCGATTGTCGCCATTTTCCTCACCGTGCTCATCGATATGTTAGCGTTCGGGATGGCGATACCGGACATCCAACTCCGCGGAAAATCATTAGGGCTTGATGGTTGGGCACTCGGCGCCGCGATGGCCAGTTTCAGCTTGGCGCAACTCCTAACCGCGCCGTATCTTGGCCAAGAAAGCGACCGAATCGGCCGGCGAAAGATCCTGTTGATCACATGCGTGCTCAGCACGATCAGCTTTATTTTGTACGCTCACGCGAGTTCCATTCCGATCCTGATCGCGTCGAGAATTCTGGGTGGAATCGCAGGAGCAAATATCGGCGTGGCGTTTGCCTACATCGCGGATGTCACCACCCCAGCAGAACGCGCCAAAGGCATGGGATTGGTGGGAGCAGCATTTGGTCTTGGGTTCATCTTTGGCCCGCCCATCGGAGGCCATCTCATCTCGCTCGGAGGAGGCCAGCCTCACATTCTGGGTTACACGGCCGCCGCTGCGTCACTACTGAACTTATATTTCGTTTGGCAATTTTTGTCGGATGTGAAAAGGGAAGGGCCTGTGCCGCCGAGAGCCAAGAATGCGCTCGCGGCAAATTGGCGCATGGTCGGCAAGGCGCTATCCCATTCTGAATTGCGTATCTTGATCACGCTCTTCTTTATGGCGACGCTGGCATTCAGCAATTTGGAAAGCACCTATTTTCGGTTGATCAGCGATCAGTGGAAGATGAGTCTGGAAAGCGGCGGGTACGTCCTCGCATGGGTAGGCGTTGTTGCGGCTTTCATGCAAGGATTTTTGATCCGTCGCCTTACGCCTAAGTTTGGCGAGGCGAATCTGATGCGGTTCGGCTACACACTTCTAGTGCCATCGCTGTTATTGGTTCCTTACTCTGGACCATGGTTACCGATGCTCACGGGCGCGATGTGTCTTGGAATCGCGAACGGCGCGGCCCAGCCATCCACCAGTAGCCTGATTTCTAGGTCAACGCCCGCCGCAATTCAAGGTGGCATTTTTGGAGTGACGCAAAGCGTGGGCGCGCTGGCGCGGGTGATTGGACCGCAACTCGGGATGTCGCTTTATGCGAAGAATCCGGCATATCCCTATCTGTGCGGCGGGTTGCTGATGCTCATTCCGGCGGCGTTGGCTTATTTTGTGAAGTTTGATCCGAATGCAGAGCCGGTCGAGCACGCGCCAACTCATTGA
- a CDS encoding YifB family Mg chelatase-like AAA ATPase, with protein MIARSHSATLVGIDAAHVEIEVDLQSGLPGFVLVGLPDKAVEESRERVRAAIKNSELRFPSTSKIICNLAPGDIRKEGPSLDLPIAAAILAAVEEIRADDLEGILLVGELGLDGKLRRIDGALNTAIFAAQAGFKRLVLPAMNADEAAIVPEIEVFGIESLADLVRLLNVGDLEPVQIPKEASLEALSYEVDYDEVKGQKHAIRALEIVAAGGHNVLMVGPPGSGKTMLARRIVSILPPLNLDESIEVTRIYSAAGQKGEVRGLLWQRPFRSPHHTSSYAAIVGGGKVPKPGEVSLSHNGVLFLDECAEFQRDVLEALRQPLEDGMITVSRVEASLTFPAGCMLVAAMNPCPCGFKGYPEAQCIGSPASCGRYLNKLSGPLLDRIDLHITVPRLKPSELTEMPVGEKSAVIRERVMRARELQAARLGSGKINAKMSPKDIRDTIRLDDEAKEFMKQVAAKMNLSARVYDRVLKVGRTIADLAEQPDLKKVHLAEAIQYRERSEAL; from the coding sequence ATGATCGCACGATCTCACAGCGCGACTTTGGTCGGTATCGACGCTGCACATGTCGAAATCGAAGTCGACCTGCAATCTGGATTGCCTGGATTCGTGTTGGTGGGTCTGCCCGATAAGGCCGTTGAAGAAAGCCGGGAGCGAGTCCGCGCTGCGATCAAGAACAGCGAACTGCGGTTCCCATCCACCAGCAAGATCATTTGCAATCTCGCTCCTGGTGATATTCGAAAGGAGGGCCCTTCGTTGGATCTTCCAATCGCTGCGGCCATTTTGGCGGCCGTTGAAGAAATTCGCGCCGACGATCTTGAAGGCATCCTGCTGGTCGGGGAACTTGGGTTGGATGGCAAACTCCGCCGCATTGATGGCGCGCTCAATACAGCGATCTTTGCTGCTCAAGCGGGATTCAAGCGGTTGGTATTGCCCGCAATGAATGCCGATGAGGCGGCGATTGTTCCAGAGATTGAAGTGTTTGGCATCGAATCGCTGGCTGATTTGGTTCGGTTGCTCAATGTGGGTGATCTCGAACCAGTGCAGATTCCGAAGGAGGCTTCGCTCGAGGCGCTCAGCTACGAAGTCGATTACGACGAGGTTAAAGGGCAGAAACACGCGATCCGAGCACTCGAAATTGTGGCGGCGGGTGGACACAACGTTCTCATGGTGGGGCCGCCAGGAAGCGGAAAGACAATGCTGGCTCGTCGGATTGTCAGCATTTTGCCGCCGCTCAATCTGGATGAGTCGATCGAAGTCACAAGAATTTACAGTGCCGCAGGGCAAAAAGGGGAAGTGCGTGGATTGTTGTGGCAACGCCCGTTCCGATCACCCCATCACACAAGTTCTTACGCCGCAATTGTGGGCGGAGGAAAGGTTCCAAAGCCTGGCGAGGTAAGCCTTTCGCACAATGGAGTGCTGTTCTTGGACGAGTGTGCTGAATTTCAGCGAGATGTTTTGGAAGCCTTGCGGCAGCCACTCGAAGACGGAATGATCACGGTCAGCCGAGTTGAAGCATCGCTGACGTTTCCTGCTGGTTGCATGTTGGTGGCTGCAATGAACCCATGTCCATGCGGATTCAAAGGGTATCCCGAGGCGCAATGCATCGGTTCGCCCGCCAGTTGTGGACGATATTTGAACAAGTTGAGCGGTCCTCTGCTCGACCGAATCGACTTGCATATCACCGTCCCTAGACTGAAGCCATCCGAACTTACTGAGATGCCGGTCGGAGAGAAGAGTGCGGTGATTCGAGAGCGGGTGATGCGCGCGCGGGAACTCCAGGCGGCAAGGCTAGGTTCGGGCAAGATCAACGCAAAAATGAGTCCCAAAGATATTCGCGACACGATCCGGTTGGACGATGAGGCAAAGGAATTTATGAAGCAAGTCGCCGCAAAAATGAACCTCAGTGCCCGGGTTTACGACCGAGTTTTGAAGGTCGGTCGCACGATTGCGGACCTTGCGGAGCAACCTGATCTCAAGAAAGTCCATCTGGCCGAGGCGATCCAATATCGAGAGCGCTCCGAAGCGCTTTAG
- a CDS encoding YbaN family protein gives MSLMPANIIRPAYKCAGFLLLGLGIAGLILPVMPGTIFLILSLACFTRSDPKMESWMLNHPKMGPGLRDWRETGSIRPWLKVFISSVILIAVGSSARVIPSVAGQIAWYLIGLAGVLYVCTRPNKR, from the coding sequence ATGTCATTGATGCCGGCAAATATCATCCGTCCCGCATACAAATGTGCTGGTTTCTTACTCTTGGGACTCGGCATCGCTGGTTTGATTTTGCCCGTCATGCCCGGGACAATCTTCCTCATTCTGTCTCTGGCGTGTTTCACGCGCTCAGACCCAAAAATGGAAAGTTGGATGCTCAATCATCCAAAGATGGGGCCGGGACTGCGCGATTGGAGAGAAACTGGCAGCATCAGGCCTTGGCTAAAGGTGTTCATCTCCAGTGTGATTCTGATCGCGGTGGGTTCATCCGCCCGAGTGATTCCTTCCGTAGCGGGCCAGATTGCCTGGTATCTCATCGGTTTGGCTGGCGTGCTGTACGTCTGCACTCGCCCGAATAAACGCTAA
- a CDS encoding YbjN domain-containing protein translates to MKARLVGVTLALALALCSMSMVAWTPSAMADKDKTMSASEFREVLKDLKCEFTEEKDGEDKTMFKITKPVPTTLLQYGGEGDVGSSIALSSTLELPYDIDDINAWNYGERFTKAYIDDDENVVFESDLDVSVAPNKAIVKKFIEQYIAGFKKFTLSEDKEDAKPER, encoded by the coding sequence ATGAAAGCAAGATTAGTGGGTGTGACGTTGGCTTTGGCTTTGGCTCTGTGCTCGATGTCGATGGTAGCTTGGACTCCGAGTGCAATGGCCGACAAAGATAAAACAATGTCTGCTAGTGAATTCCGCGAAGTCCTGAAGGACTTGAAGTGCGAATTTACAGAGGAAAAGGATGGTGAAGACAAGACGATGTTCAAGATCACCAAGCCAGTTCCTACGACCTTGCTACAATATGGTGGTGAAGGTGATGTCGGTTCAAGCATCGCGCTTTCGAGCACGCTGGAACTCCCCTACGACATCGATGACATCAATGCTTGGAATTACGGCGAGCGCTTCACCAAGGCCTACATCGACGACGACGAGAACGTCGTTTTTGAGAGCGATTTGGATGTGAGCGTCGCTCCAAACAAAGCGATTGTCAAGAAGTTCATCGAGCAGTACATCGCCGGTTTCAAGAAGTTCACTCTCTCGGAAGACAAAGAAGACGCAAAACCAGAACGGTAA
- a CDS encoding Hsp20/alpha crystallin family protein, protein MAKRDLERWLWQLGNEPRDPNSDLGVAFSRLAHGHGWTPRVDVYETDQNVLVLVELAGVSESDVRIGIDPEMGRILIRGRRDLLSLHRCQPHQIEIPSGEFERDLPIPPGVYDLGRTDAKLSHGLLIIEFPKSEPEFQIVERRWITLS, encoded by the coding sequence ATGGCGAAGCGAGACCTAGAACGCTGGCTCTGGCAGCTAGGTAACGAACCTCGAGATCCAAATTCGGACCTCGGGGTTGCGTTTTCTCGGTTGGCGCATGGCCACGGATGGACTCCGCGAGTGGATGTTTATGAGACGGACCAGAATGTCCTGGTCTTGGTTGAGCTCGCTGGCGTTTCTGAGTCAGATGTGCGAATCGGCATTGATCCTGAAATGGGCCGGATTTTGATTCGCGGTCGGCGCGATCTCCTTAGCCTTCATCGCTGCCAGCCTCACCAAATCGAAATCCCGTCTGGCGAGTTCGAGCGTGATCTTCCGATTCCGCCAGGCGTATATGATCTTGGACGCACCGATGCAAAGCTCAGCCATGGCCTCTTGATCATCGAATTTCCCAAGTCCGAACCCGAATTCCAGATCGTTGAACGACGTTGGATCACCCTCAGTTGA